The following coding sequences are from one Chrysemys picta bellii isolate R12L10 unplaced genomic scaffold, ASM1138683v2 scaf117, whole genome shotgun sequence window:
- the LOC135978102 gene encoding olfactory receptor 52N4-like: VDVPRCRELELIPSLLMTCNDMDLEQVIFILVGILGLETFPCWIAIRLCSMWVLVLLGNCTMLLIIKTEYATTLSNPAVVKMGLVAATAGGVILVIPCPVLTLRLPYYFRQVIPHTHCEPTAGVKLACADPRVGRVYSISVALLVVGLDMILVAASYSIILRAVFTLSSSEANSKALATCTAHLCTLLVLCTSALFTFLTHRNNRNAGLYLLVLPLVNPLVYGVKTEKIRDKVSSIVNHGKKIASKP; this comes from the exons GTTGATGTGCCCAGATGCAGGGAACTGGAACTCATCCCCAGCCTCCTGATGACCTGCAATGACATGGACCTAGAACAGGTCATCTTCATCCTAGTTGGCATCCTTGGGCTGGAGACCTTTCCCTGCTGGATTGCCATCCGGCTCTGCTCCATGTGGGTCCTGGTCCTACTAGGGAACTGCACAATGCTGCTCATTATCAAGACAGAG TACGCCACCACCCTCAGCAACCCAGCTGTTGTCAAGATGGGGTTGGTAGCAGCAACAGCAGGGGGAGTGATCCTGGTGATTCCCTGCCCTGTCCTCACCTTGAGGCTGCCCTACTACTTCCGGCAGGTCATCCCACACACCCACTGCGAGCCCACAGCCGGGGTGAAGCTGGCATGTGCAGACCCCAGAGTGGGCCGGGTCTACAGTATCTCCGtggcgctgctggtggtggggctGGACATGATACTTGTTGCCGCCTCCTACTCCATCATCCTAAGGGCTGTCTTCACGCTCTCGTCGAGTGAGGCGAACAGTAAGGCCCTGGCAACCTGCACAGCCCACCTCTGCACCCTCCTGGTTTTATGTACATCTGCCCTCTTCACCTTCCTGACCCACCGCAACAACAGAAAC GCCGGCCTCTACCTCCTGGTGCTGCCCCTGGTAAATCCGCTGGTGTATGGCGTGAAGACCGAGAAGATCCGTGACAAGGTGAGCAGCATTGTCAACCATGGCAAGAAGATAGCTTCAAAGCCTTAA